A section of the Gloeobacter violaceus PCC 7421 genome encodes:
- a CDS encoding DUF3288 family protein yields the protein MHQTHPQYHKDRQAVNQLMQDAPGDYPLAELARLLIRYRGFPGAEDIQRDLQGMLKTWQLTEEALFERTRLIHTSRPVYRNSDASQEDWF from the coding sequence ATGCACCAGACCCATCCGCAGTACCACAAAGACCGCCAGGCTGTGAACCAGCTGATGCAGGACGCACCTGGCGATTACCCTCTGGCCGAACTGGCGCGGCTGTTGATTCGCTATCGGGGCTTTCCGGGGGCCGAGGACATTCAGCGCGACCTGCAGGGAATGCTGAAGACCTGGCAGCTCACCGAGGAAGCACTCTTTGAGCGCACCCGGCTTATCCACACCAGCCGCCCTGTCTACCGCAACTCCGACGCTTCCCAGGAAGACTGGTTCTGA
- a CDS encoding DJ-1 family glyoxalase III: protein MIKVLVPLAEGFEEIEAVTIIDVLRRADIEVTVAALADLAVQGSHGITLVADTRLDEINPLTFDAVVLPGGPGVARLRADERVRKLLLEMRAAERWTAAICAAPTVLSDAGLLAGARATSYPSVRPELTVGEYLETSVVVDGRIVTSRGVGTALDFALKLVALWEGESKAQALARAMVVGSP, encoded by the coding sequence ATGATCAAGGTGCTCGTGCCTTTGGCGGAGGGCTTCGAAGAAATCGAAGCGGTGACGATTATCGACGTGCTCAGGCGCGCGGACATCGAGGTGACGGTGGCCGCCCTGGCGGACCTCGCGGTGCAGGGTTCCCACGGGATCACCTTGGTGGCTGATACGCGACTGGATGAGATCAATCCCCTTACCTTTGACGCAGTGGTGCTGCCGGGCGGACCGGGGGTGGCCAGGCTGCGCGCCGACGAGCGCGTCCGCAAATTGCTTTTGGAGATGCGCGCCGCCGAGCGGTGGACCGCGGCCATCTGTGCCGCCCCGACGGTGCTCTCGGACGCAGGTCTGCTCGCCGGGGCGCGTGCTACCAGTTACCCCTCGGTACGCCCCGAACTGACCGTCGGCGAGTACCTGGAGACCAGCGTGGTCGTAGACGGGCGGATCGTCACCAGCCGGGGTGTCGGAACCGCGCTCGATTTTGCGCTGAAGCTGGTGGCGCTTTGGGAGGGCGAATCCAAAGCCCAAGCGCTGGCGCGGGCCATGGTGGTCGGCAGCCCCTAA
- a CDS encoding TCP-1/cpn60 chaperonin family protein, whose protein sequence is MTAEGHLKVLRTNIAAVRAIVETVAGTLGPKGLDVLLVDDAGRMTLTNDGVEILGQLDAQHPAARLVIQVAEAQDRSVGDGTTTATVLAGALLDACLERVEQGIAINALIAGLRAGVQAALDALRSAAVPVTDLADPRVPAVTRIAARGDEAIARIVWEAANHIGFERLRAGRVRLGELVSSRVGESHRWIEGLVLAKQPLQLPPEGFSRTGGVLVLSDPFESESFDAQVLATEGGFARYLEAQEQLRRRVQVLVEAGVVLLVCEKSISPTAEPLLAEAGIVALQRILRRDSERTAGFSGAVPVRQGQLARGATALAPVLGKATVRYERPSQKLVLSAGGGEPLAAMIVGAVSAEVAAELERVAVDACSALQAALTSGVVTGGGVAELASRRAVSALAARTEGVVRYGIEAVAAALRRPLEQIVSNSGYSALEKVAQLEAMHQRTANPHLGIDCENGEVVDLWQAGVIDPLAVKTCALEAAAEIAERILRIQTVVRRRETPPGGA, encoded by the coding sequence GTGACCGCCGAGGGACACCTGAAGGTGCTGCGCACCAATATTGCCGCCGTGCGGGCGATCGTCGAGACCGTGGCGGGCACCCTGGGGCCGAAGGGCCTCGACGTGTTGCTGGTGGACGATGCGGGCCGCATGACCCTCACCAACGACGGCGTCGAAATCCTCGGGCAGCTCGACGCCCAGCATCCGGCCGCCCGCCTGGTCATCCAGGTGGCCGAGGCCCAGGACCGCAGCGTCGGCGACGGCACCACCACCGCCACGGTCCTGGCTGGGGCGCTGCTCGATGCTTGCCTGGAGCGCGTCGAGCAGGGCATCGCCATCAATGCGCTGATCGCGGGTCTGCGCGCCGGGGTGCAAGCGGCCCTCGACGCTCTGCGCAGCGCCGCTGTGCCTGTCACGGACCTGGCCGATCCGCGGGTGCCGGCTGTCACCCGCATCGCCGCGCGCGGCGACGAGGCCATTGCCCGGATCGTCTGGGAGGCGGCGAACCACATCGGCTTCGAGCGCCTGCGCGCCGGGCGCGTGCGCCTCGGCGAACTGGTCAGCTCCCGCGTGGGCGAATCCCACCGCTGGATCGAAGGCCTGGTCCTTGCCAAGCAGCCGCTGCAGTTGCCGCCGGAGGGTTTTTCCCGGACTGGGGGCGTGCTGGTACTTTCTGACCCCTTCGAATCCGAGAGCTTCGATGCCCAGGTGCTCGCCACCGAGGGGGGGTTTGCCCGCTACCTCGAAGCCCAGGAGCAGTTGCGCCGCCGGGTGCAGGTCCTCGTCGAGGCTGGGGTGGTGCTGTTGGTGTGCGAAAAGAGCATTTCCCCAACGGCCGAACCGCTCTTGGCCGAGGCGGGGATCGTGGCCCTGCAGCGAATCCTGCGCCGCGACAGCGAGCGGACGGCCGGCTTCAGCGGCGCGGTGCCGGTGCGCCAGGGCCAGCTGGCCCGGGGGGCGACCGCCCTGGCCCCGGTATTGGGCAAGGCGACGGTGCGCTACGAACGCCCTTCCCAGAAGCTCGTCCTCAGCGCCGGGGGTGGGGAGCCCCTGGCGGCGATGATCGTCGGTGCGGTGAGCGCCGAGGTGGCCGCCGAACTGGAGCGCGTCGCCGTCGACGCCTGCAGCGCGCTGCAGGCCGCCCTCACCTCGGGGGTGGTGACGGGCGGCGGGGTGGCGGAACTGGCGAGCCGCCGGGCGGTGAGCGCCCTGGCTGCGCGCACCGAGGGGGTGGTGCGCTACGGCATCGAGGCGGTGGCCGCCGCCCTGCGCAGGCCCCTGGAGCAGATCGTGAGCAACAGTGGCTATTCGGCCCTCGAAAAAGTTGCCCAGTTGGAGGCGATGCACCAGCGCACCGCCAACCCGCACCTGGGCATCGACTGCGAGAACGGCGAGGTGGTCGATCTGTGGCAAGCCGGGGTGATCGACCCGCTGGCGGTCAAGACCTGCGCCCTCGAAGCGGCGGCCGAAATCGCCGAACGCATCCTGCGCATCCAGACCGTCGTGCGCCGCCGCGAAACTCCTCCCGGGGGCGCTTGA
- a CDS encoding DUF3120 domain-containing protein, translating to MLLLDRLVAAPLALQPSRWQVFAVSVFLVSVPVFFQAPLVRVAPAVSLLATLGWLGFSLWLWARTRFQVWGDLLFGFTLSWWAGSLYWGWLRTDPMLHLPVEAIPVPIALAALAFGYFRVGSLFFLGSFLGTCITDFYCMAVGLMPWWERMMVAEDSGVDLVRVLPAALAQMHTPLGAVTAAGTCLVLMAITTWATRSRELHWWAFGGAVFSTLLVDGLFWASVNLFLLGS from the coding sequence GTGCTCCTACTCGACCGCCTCGTCGCCGCTCCGCTCGCTTTGCAGCCTTCCCGCTGGCAGGTGTTTGCCGTATCGGTCTTTTTGGTGTCGGTGCCGGTGTTCTTCCAGGCGCCCCTGGTGCGGGTCGCCCCGGCGGTGAGTTTGCTTGCGACTTTGGGTTGGTTGGGATTCAGCCTGTGGCTGTGGGCGCGCACGCGCTTTCAGGTCTGGGGCGACTTGTTGTTCGGCTTTACGCTCAGCTGGTGGGCGGGCAGCCTGTACTGGGGCTGGCTGCGCACCGACCCGATGCTGCATCTGCCGGTGGAGGCGATTCCGGTGCCCATTGCCCTGGCGGCCCTGGCCTTCGGTTACTTCCGGGTGGGCAGTTTGTTTTTTCTCGGTTCGTTCTTGGGCACCTGCATCACAGATTTTTACTGCATGGCGGTGGGCTTGATGCCCTGGTGGGAGCGAATGATGGTGGCCGAGGACAGCGGCGTCGATCTGGTGCGGGTGCTGCCCGCCGCTCTTGCGCAGATGCACACCCCTCTGGGTGCTGTGACGGCCGCCGGGACATGCCTGGTGCTGATGGCCATTACCACGTGGGCAACGCGTTCGCGGGAGTTGCACTGGTGGGCTTTTGGCGGTGCGGTCTTCAGCACGCTGCTGGTGGATGGCTTGTTCTGGGCCTCGGTGAATCTTTTCCTGCTAGGATCCTGA
- a CDS encoding YraN family protein: MDRRHRFALQAEIWVADHLAAQGGLVLARRWRCRGGEIDLVVRLGGVLCFVEVKARGGNSWDSAGWEAVGAVKQRRLLLAAALFLAAHPELARSVCRFDVALVGRDPGGGVRLVAYIAGAFEGSGR; encoded by the coding sequence ATGGATCGGCGGCACCGCTTCGCTTTACAGGCAGAAATATGGGTGGCCGACCACCTGGCGGCGCAGGGAGGGCTGGTGCTCGCTCGGCGCTGGCGCTGCCGGGGGGGCGAGATCGACTTGGTAGTTCGGCTGGGTGGGGTGCTCTGCTTCGTCGAGGTCAAAGCCCGCGGGGGCAACAGTTGGGACAGCGCCGGATGGGAGGCGGTGGGGGCGGTCAAACAGCGGCGGCTGCTTCTGGCCGCGGCGCTCTTCCTGGCTGCGCACCCCGAATTGGCGCGCTCCGTGTGCCGCTTCGACGTGGCGCTGGTGGGGCGCGACCCGGGCGGTGGCGTGCGGTTGGTGGCCTATATCGCCGGTGCTTTTGAAGGCAGCGGGCGCTAG
- a CDS encoding aldo/keto reductase has product MLYRRFGKTDLRLSVFTFGAMRYLDSKENAVNTVKEAVRLGINHLETARGYGESEKFLGAAFRAGVPRDKVYVTTKIPPTPDGETMRRQIEESLSRMGIDRIDIFDLHGINTREHLELSVRKNGCLEAIRRAVAEGLIGHLGFSTHGPLPLILDTIATGEFESVNLHYYYFNQRNAPAIELAHRLDMGVFIISPTDKGGQLFKPPARLVELCAPYTPIAVNHRFLLCDPRVHTLSLGAANPAEFAPHLVVADMGGPLSEAEAAIIARLDRQFREIPSACEQCYQCLPCPEAIHIPEVLRLRNLAVGFEMDDFARYRYNMFGNAGHWFPGTKANGCTECGDCLPRCPVGLDIPALLGQTHQMLHQGERKRLWG; this is encoded by the coding sequence GTGCTTTACCGTCGCTTCGGCAAAACCGATCTGCGCCTGTCGGTGTTCACCTTCGGGGCGATGCGCTACCTCGACTCCAAAGAAAACGCCGTGAATACCGTCAAAGAAGCGGTGCGATTGGGGATCAACCACCTGGAGACGGCCCGGGGCTACGGCGAGAGCGAAAAATTTTTGGGGGCGGCCTTTCGAGCCGGTGTGCCTCGCGACAAAGTCTACGTCACCACCAAGATCCCGCCCACCCCGGACGGCGAGACGATGCGCCGGCAGATCGAAGAATCTCTCAGCCGCATGGGGATCGACCGCATCGACATCTTCGACCTGCACGGGATCAACACCCGCGAACATCTGGAGCTGTCGGTGCGCAAGAACGGCTGCCTGGAGGCCATCCGCCGGGCCGTGGCCGAGGGGCTCATCGGCCATTTGGGCTTTTCCACCCACGGCCCGCTCCCACTGATTCTCGACACGATCGCCACGGGCGAATTCGAATCGGTCAATTTGCACTATTACTACTTCAACCAGCGCAACGCCCCGGCCATCGAGCTGGCCCACCGCCTCGACATGGGCGTGTTTATCATCTCGCCCACCGACAAAGGCGGGCAGCTGTTCAAACCGCCGGCCCGCTTGGTTGAGCTGTGTGCTCCCTACACGCCCATCGCCGTCAACCACCGCTTTTTGCTCTGTGATCCGCGGGTACACACGTTGAGTCTAGGGGCGGCAAATCCGGCCGAATTTGCGCCGCACCTGGTGGTGGCCGACATGGGCGGCCCCCTCAGCGAAGCGGAAGCGGCGATTATTGCCCGCCTCGACCGGCAGTTCCGCGAGATCCCTTCGGCCTGCGAGCAGTGCTACCAGTGCCTTCCCTGTCCCGAAGCCATCCATATTCCCGAGGTGCTGCGGTTGCGCAATCTGGCGGTGGGCTTCGAGATGGACGACTTTGCCCGCTACCGCTATAACATGTTCGGCAATGCCGGCCACTGGTTTCCCGGCACCAAGGCCAACGGCTGCACCGAGTGCGGCGATTGCCTGCCGCGCTGTCCGGTCGGCCTCGATATTCCCGCCCTGCTGGGGCAAACCCACCAGATGCTGCACCAGGGCGAACGCAAACGCTTGTGGGGTTGA